In the Geitlerinema sp. PCC 9228 genome, TGCAGAAAATCAATAAATTGCCTAGCCGTACGCCCGGAACGTCCGTTGTGCTGGGTTGCCCACTGCAAAGCACGGGATTCCAAATCCTCTGTAGCGATCGCCAGTCCGGCTTGCTTGGCTAAATTGCGGACAATTTCCAAATAAGTATCTCGATCGGCGGGTTCAAACGTGAGGGTCAACCCAAAGCGATCGCTAAAGGATAACTTCTCTTCTTGCGTATCCCAGGCATGAATTTCTTGGGAAGACGGTTTGGGGCGATCGCCAAAAAATTCTCTCACCAAATGGCGGCGATTGGATGTAGCATACACCACCACATTCTGCGGTCTAGCGTGCAAACTCCCTTCCAAAACCACCTTCAACGCCTTAAACGCATCGTCATCTTCTTCAAAGGAGAGGTCGTCTACAAAAATAATAAATTTCTGCGGACATCCCCACAACCGATTCACAATCGCCGGCAAATCATTTAAATCAGCCTTGGGAACTTCTATTAACCGCAAACCGCGATCGCCGTATTCATTAGCCAACGCTTTCACCAACGAAGACTTCCCAGAACCGCGACTGCCGTACAAAATAACATGCAAAGCCGCATATCCCGCCAGCAGAAATTCCGTATTTTGAATTAATCTTTGTTTGGGGAACTCGTATCCCACCAAATCCGCCAACGTAACGGGGTCGGGGTGTGGGATGCCTTGAAATTCTCCTGACTCCCAACGTAACGCTCGATATTGAGCAAATATCCCCGTGCCATACTGGCGGTAATATGCTGCCACCGTTGGCACGGTTTCTCCCCAATCAGAAGCGTTGATGAGGGTTTCGCGTATTGACTGCTGGTATTCGGGAATTTGGGTTGGGGAATTTTGATACACCACCGGTGGCATGGTGAGATTGTATGCGGTTTGCACCCACTGCCCCAATTTTTCCCCATCGCAGTTATATAAGTATTGCAAAACTTGCAAATCCTGTTTGGCAGCGGCTACCAAAGAAGGTGACAGGTCGTCAAAATCGTGTTGCTGTGCCTGTTGGGTAAATGGATTTTCCGCCGCCAGCAAGCGATCGAGCAAATTTTCTTCCCAACTTTTGCCGGCAGTCGCCAAAGCGTGAAACCACCTGCCATAGGCTTGTAATGCCTCGAAATGGGTGGGGGTTCCTTGTGCGATCGCTTTTAATAATTGTAAGAAAGCTTGACCGATTTCATCAGCCAATACCTCTTGATACAGCAACAGGGAAGCGGCTTGGCGTTGGAGATAGCGGCTGGATTCCAAAGCTGGGTTGTTCATAGAAAAGACAATCCGAACATCTTAAAGGGCAATTGTAAACGATTCTTTGCGATCGCGACCGGCTCCTGCTGCCATCCTATCGAAAGGTACCAATATTTGGTATGACGAGAAAAGTTTCCCAAAGTTGGTTTATCTTTCTTTGGTTATATAAAGATTTGGAAGGAAAAAGTTCCTCGTATCGCCTATGAATCCTACCCTGATTGCTACCCTTGCCTACGGAATTCTTGCCCTCGCTGGCGGTATTTTTGGCTATATCAAAGTCAAAAGCAAACCTTCGTTAATTTCGGGAACCATTAGCGGCATTTTGCTGCTAGCGGCTGCCATTATGCAAGCTATGCAAGTTTCCGGGGGATTGCTTTTTGCCATTGTCGTTACCGCTGCTTTGGTGGTGGTGTTTGCCATTCGCCTGGTGAAAACCCGCAAATTTATGCCGGCAGGTTTGATGC is a window encoding:
- a CDS encoding ATP-binding protein codes for the protein MNNPALESSRYLQRQAASLLLYQEVLADEIGQAFLQLLKAIAQGTPTHFEALQAYGRWFHALATAGKSWEENLLDRLLAAENPFTQQAQQHDFDDLSPSLVAAAKQDLQVLQYLYNCDGEKLGQWVQTAYNLTMPPVVYQNSPTQIPEYQQSIRETLINASDWGETVPTVAAYYRQYGTGIFAQYRALRWESGEFQGIPHPDPVTLADLVGYEFPKQRLIQNTEFLLAGYAALHVILYGSRGSGKSSLVKALANEYGDRGLRLIEVPKADLNDLPAIVNRLWGCPQKFIIFVDDLSFEEDDDAFKALKVVLEGSLHARPQNVVVYATSNRRHLVREFFGDRPKPSSQEIHAWDTQEEKLSFSDRFGLTLTFEPADRDTYLEIVRNLAKQAGLAIATEDLESRALQWATQHNGRSGRTARQFIDFLQAELASKAYST
- a CDS encoding TMEM14 family protein produces the protein MNPTLIATLAYGILALAGGIFGYIKVKSKPSLISGTISGILLLAAAIMQAMQVSGGLLFAIVVTAALVVVFAIRLVKTRKFMPAGLMLVAGIVTLVVMGTQFPTSG